Proteins found in one Arthrobacter pascens genomic segment:
- a CDS encoding anti-sigma factor, translating into MTEMNNSEGNRRPGSFGDAVATDLASGRAVELAELYALDAVTDAERSAIDEYISSATEAERSSFLERVRQARETLATTFTAEEEPPVDLFARIASQLPAQPTPQPKKTTMDGDDLSVLRQRREERRRPAGARRWLAGVAAAAVIALGGVGVGAYIADQNDPLNQVVRADDVREASVDVSGGGTATLLISPSKDAAVVKMNGVPAPPAGKVYQMWLIPKDGSAPVSQGLMDEAALSKPAVVKGIASAASLGITVEPVGGSAVPTLPTVADAALGA; encoded by the coding sequence ATGACGGAAATGAACAATTCTGAAGGCAACCGACGGCCGGGCTCGTTCGGCGACGCCGTTGCCACGGACCTGGCTTCAGGGCGTGCCGTGGAACTGGCTGAGCTGTATGCCCTGGACGCCGTGACAGATGCCGAGCGCTCCGCCATTGATGAGTACATCTCCTCCGCGACTGAAGCTGAGCGCAGCTCCTTCTTGGAGCGGGTCCGCCAGGCCCGTGAAACGCTCGCGACAACATTCACGGCCGAGGAGGAGCCACCCGTGGATCTCTTCGCGCGCATTGCGTCGCAACTGCCCGCCCAGCCGACCCCGCAACCCAAGAAAACAACCATGGACGGCGATGATCTGTCCGTATTGAGGCAACGCAGGGAAGAACGACGCCGTCCGGCCGGTGCACGCCGTTGGCTTGCGGGCGTCGCTGCGGCGGCAGTCATAGCACTCGGCGGGGTGGGCGTAGGCGCCTACATCGCGGACCAGAATGATCCGCTGAACCAGGTTGTCCGGGCCGACGATGTCCGCGAAGCATCCGTGGACGTGTCCGGCGGTGGAACCGCCACCCTTCTGATCTCCCCGTCGAAGGATGCAGCGGTGGTCAAGATGAACGGCGTGCCCGCCCCGCCGGCGGGCAAGGTCTACCAGATGTGGCTGATCCCGAAGGATGGCTCAGCACCGGTTTCCCAGGGCCTGATGGACGAAGCTGCACTGTCCAAACCCGCCGTCGTGAAGGGAATCGCATCCGCCGCATCCCTCGGCATCACGGTGGAGCCGGTGGGAGGCTCAGCCGTCCCGACGCTGCCTACGGTGGCCGACGCCGCTCTGGGCGCCTGA
- a CDS encoding PIG-L deacetylase family protein — MTDHAVPAQSPFNPDKHRVERVLCFAAHPDDIDFGAAGTIAAWTAAGVQVTYCIMTDGDAGGFDPAHRAEIIALRAAEQERAAGLVGVTDIRYLNERDGFLEPNHQVMFGVVKLVREIRPDVVVAMHPERNWGRIQKSHPDHLAVGEAVTRAVYPAVENPFAYPELAESGLAAYKLPWLWLYAGPDERENHFVDVTDHVEQKLQAIHVHVSQHPDAAAMEAEVRKGMSANAKRAGMADGRSAEAFHVVTVNGPGTIAGF; from the coding sequence TTGACTGACCATGCTGTTCCAGCGCAGAGCCCGTTCAACCCGGACAAGCACCGGGTTGAACGGGTGCTCTGCTTCGCAGCGCATCCGGACGACATCGATTTTGGTGCCGCGGGCACCATAGCTGCCTGGACGGCAGCCGGAGTGCAGGTCACCTACTGCATCATGACCGACGGCGACGCCGGAGGCTTCGATCCCGCCCACCGGGCGGAGATCATCGCTTTGCGGGCCGCCGAGCAGGAGCGGGCTGCGGGGCTCGTTGGGGTCACCGACATCCGTTACCTCAATGAGCGGGACGGCTTCCTCGAGCCGAACCACCAGGTGATGTTTGGTGTGGTGAAACTGGTCCGCGAAATCCGGCCCGACGTCGTCGTGGCAATGCATCCGGAGCGGAACTGGGGCAGGATCCAGAAGAGCCACCCGGACCACCTCGCGGTCGGGGAAGCCGTGACGCGAGCCGTCTACCCTGCCGTGGAGAACCCGTTCGCCTATCCGGAGCTTGCCGAATCAGGCTTGGCGGCCTACAAGCTGCCGTGGCTCTGGCTCTACGCGGGACCGGATGAGCGCGAGAACCACTTTGTGGACGTCACTGACCACGTGGAGCAGAAACTCCAGGCCATCCACGTCCACGTCAGCCAGCACCCCGATGCCGCCGCGATGGAAGCCGAGGTCCGCAAGGGAATGTCCGCGAATGCCAAGCGCGCCGGAATGGCTGATGGCCGCAGCGCAGAAGCGTTCCACGTCGTTACAGTCAACGGCCCGGGGACCATCGCCGGCTTCTAG